ATGGAATAGATTCACAGGGATTTTATCTATATTTTTTGATAAAATTTTATCTTTATCGTTTTAGGGATCGGAATTATACGTATTCGATTCGCAACCTTTTGGACAAAATGGCCTGCTTGTTGGCAACTACAAAATTATATTATTTGTAATCAAGATGTTTCAAACTTCAATCGTCATGAGTTCTTTTGCGGCAAAGACCTTATCCCACTTCTCTACTGCAAGTTTTTCAATCTCTGTCATCATGTCATCTGTATGTTCAGGGTCATGATGAAACAGGGCTAGGCGTTTCACATTGGCCTGCTGACATACACGGATACCTTCTTGCCACGTAGAATGGCCCCACCCGATCTTTTCCTTGAATGTCTCATCACTATAAGTCGTGTCATATATAACAAGGTCAGCGCCTTCAATCAGGGCCAAGACATTCTGGTCTGGTGCTCCAATAACATGTTCGGTATCAGTAACATAACAGATCGCTTTGCCATTATATTCAATACGATAGCCCGTGGCCCCATTAGGGTGATTCAGAGGTTTTGTGAATACACGGATACCATTATTAAATGAAAAGTCTTCCCCGCCACGAAAATCTTCAAAGGTAAGGCTGGCTTGCATGACTTCTAAGGGGACGGGAAAAGTTGGATTTGCCATTTGACTGGCAAGAACCTGACGGATCCCCCCAACATCCATTAAATGCCCTGCCATCACATGGAAACTATTGCCCGGAATATAAGCCGGGGTAAAGAAAGGAAAGCCGTTGATATGATCCCAATGGGTGTGGGTTAATAAAAGGTGGGAATTTTTGTGCCCAGCCTTCAAAAGATCCTGGCCCAAACAGCGTATGCCCGTTCCGGCATCTAAAATGAGGCGATGGTCATCAGCTTTAATTTCAATACAGCTTGTATTGCCGCCATATTCGATATGTTGTGGCGAGGGACAGGCAATTGAGCCCCGTACTCCCCAAAATTTTACAGCAAACGACATTTTACAACTCCGGCTTAAGCAGCCTCGGCAATTTTTAATTATATGATCTATTCTTGCAAATTAGACAGGAAAGTAAATGATTATTCTCCGATCATGTTACATCCATCAAGTTTCCAATCTCTAAACCAAAATGCCGTGCCGCATTTCCCTGATTAACTGCAATTTCAACAAATCCAGACGAGTTATAATACCAAAAAGCTTCTCCGGGCTGTGTCTGACAAAAGACATCGGCATATGCGATGCGGTGTCCCTGAACCCTCAATACCCGCTCTTTTGGAAAGTCCCCTTCTCTGAGACTGGTCCAACAATTACCATAAACATCTATATAAATAATATTTACAATTTTATCTTTAATTATATTTTTCTTAAGTTCACTTATTTCAAGCTGTTGTCGTGGGAAGTCTTGCCCTTTTGATAGCATTGCAGCAACCGGGGCAAACAGGTCCCGACCATGAAATGAATGAGACAACGCATCCGGTCGCCATAAAATCTCATAAGCCTCTACATCTGCATACCGTGCCAGTATAGAGGTAAAAATCCCATTATCGGGACCAACAAACCAGCATTCATCGCATTTGAGGCATATCGGTTTTCGGCTTCCCCCCACACCGGGATCAACCACACAAAGATACACGCAGCCTTGGGGCATTTCACAGATCAGTCCATCTAACAACAAGGAAGCCGCCTCAATATTAAAGGCAGGCACATCCACCATCAGGTCAATGATAGAGCTGGCTGGATTATATTCCAGAATCCGTGCTTTCATCTGGCCCAAATAAGGGCCTGTCACGCCAAAATCTGTAAATGTGACAATCATGCCTTTCCCTTAAACGGTATTTTCAACATCGACCATAATTTCAAACAGGACTTACCTTTAAAATCGGCCAAACCAATGGTCATTTTATCATGCCCCATCATCGGCTGGCTGGTATAGCTTTGAAAAGCGCGATCCCAACAGCTCAAAAAAAAGCCGTAATTACTATTGGTTTCCTGACTTAATACAGAATGATGGACACGGTGCATGTCTGGTGTAACGATAAAAAGGCGCACCATTCGGTCCACCCCAAAAGGTAACTTCAAATTTGCATGATTAAACATGGCCATGGCATTCAGCAGAATTTCAAAAATAATCACTGCCAGTACATCAATGCCAAAGATAAAGATAACGACAATTTTATAAAAAATTGAAATGATAATCTCTAAGGGGTGGAAACGTATCCCCGTTGTAACATCACATTCCAAATCACAATGATGCATGCGATGTAAACGCCATAGTATAGGGATTTTATGCATGGCCCGATGCTGCATATAGATCGCCAGATCAAGGATCACGACCCCTAACAGCGTATTGACCAATTCTGTTGAGGCAGAAATATTCATCAAGGCTGCGTTTTCAACACTCACATAATAAGCCACACTCACAGGCACCCAGGGCATAAAGACCCGCACACATAGCCCACCAATGAGCAAAACTCCAATATTTGCCCCCCACCTCTGTCCTCTGGGGAATAAACGCGCACGCTTGGGGAAGAGTCCTTCACAAAAAGCAACCAGACAGAAAACAGAGAAAAACACGCCAAGTCGAATAAAACCTTCATTACTTGTAATGAATTCACTCATGACTGGCTTATTTCCTCATTTGCCTAAACTGAATGATGGCAACCCCTGTCATCGTTAGGAGGCCACCAATCATCTTATAAATAGT
This sequence is a window from Terasakiella sp. SH-1. Protein-coding genes within it:
- a CDS encoding MBL fold metallo-hydrolase, which codes for MSFAVKFWGVRGSIACPSPQHIEYGGNTSCIEIKADDHRLILDAGTGIRCLGQDLLKAGHKNSHLLLTHTHWDHINGFPFFTPAYIPGNSFHVMAGHLMDVGGIRQVLASQMANPTFPVPLEVMQASLTFEDFRGGEDFSFNNGIRVFTKPLNHPNGATGYRIEYNGKAICYVTDTEHVIGAPDQNVLALIEGADLVIYDTTYSDETFKEKIGWGHSTWQEGIRVCQQANVKRLALFHHDPEHTDDMMTEIEKLAVEKWDKVFAAKELMTIEV
- a CDS encoding SAM-dependent chlorinase/fluorinase encodes the protein MIVTFTDFGVTGPYLGQMKARILEYNPASSIIDLMVDVPAFNIEAASLLLDGLICEMPQGCVYLCVVDPGVGGSRKPICLKCDECWFVGPDNGIFTSILARYADVEAYEILWRPDALSHSFHGRDLFAPVAAMLSKGQDFPRQQLEISELKKNIIKDKIVNIIYIDVYGNCWTSLREGDFPKERVLRVQGHRIAYADVFCQTQPGEAFWYYNSSGFVEIAVNQGNAARHFGLEIGNLMDVT
- a CDS encoding sterol desaturase family protein; this translates as MSEFITSNEGFIRLGVFFSVFCLVAFCEGLFPKRARLFPRGQRWGANIGVLLIGGLCVRVFMPWVPVSVAYYVSVENAALMNISASTELVNTLLGVVILDLAIYMQHRAMHKIPILWRLHRMHHCDLECDVTTGIRFHPLEIIISIFYKIVVIFIFGIDVLAVIIFEILLNAMAMFNHANLKLPFGVDRMVRLFIVTPDMHRVHHSVLSQETNSNYGFFLSCWDRAFQSYTSQPMMGHDKMTIGLADFKGKSCLKLWSMLKIPFKGKA